The stretch of DNA tctggtagtctggccttctgattggtcgatctgggtcgtgggtagtcctgttcgggcctggtgtcgacgttccattggctcttaacatagTTCTTTGTCCTGAGTCCCAACCTTGAAtatagtgtgtgtggggttgttttaGCAGATGcctgttcatgggggaggggtgtgtgtgtgggtctgtggctGTTATCTGATGAGAACAACATGTGTGGGGGAAAAGAGGGGGATGGGTGCCTGTTGTGTcaagtatagcttgtgttgagaagttgttaaaacaagtttccagtatctattacaatttcttacattaCCCAATAAATATGTATTATTTGGGTTGTAGTAGACCTATAACCTTGTGTAAACTGTATGTGTTCTGGCAGAAGTCCATTCTTTTAATTGGCAATACACACCGCTGGGACTCATCTGCCGGACTAGGTTGCGGTGCGTGACACTGCGTGTGTTGCAAGCATTGGATTTTTTCAATATTTGTTGCTTTGCAATGCGGTAGGCTACCAGTAGTAATGGCCGCATTCACTTGATAGTTGGAACTAGGAAACGCAGAAATGTCAAACTTTCTAACTTGTTGTAGTAATACACGTGCCACGTTCAACCAGTTGtcacaggggtgtcaaactaattCAACAGAGGGCCGCGtttctgcaggtttttgttttttccttccaATTAAGACCtacacaaccaggtgaggggagatcCTTATTAATTAGTGATCTTAATTCGTCAATCACGCAGGGTggagcaaaaacctgcagacactcctcGCTCCTTGGAATGGGTTTGACACATGTGAGTTTGCAAGTAGGAAATGTCTGAGTTTCCTAGTTCCCGAAAGGAAGTGAGCGCTGCATAAACCACAGAATGAGTTGTTAATGTGTAGCGTGATTCCGTTTTTTTTATACAGACTAAGTCAAACGTACCATACAGCAATAACCTGTGTGCACACAGCGTATGAATTGGCAGCATCACACGCGCTGGAAAATCTCCAGCCCACTTTTCAGATCTGCGTGGCTGTGGTAATGCCGCGTTCGAATGCTAGTCTGAACTAGAAAACTAAAATGTTCGACTTGCTAACCTAGGTGAAAGAATCGGATCCCGAGTTTATCCCAAGTTTTCCACTTGGGAGGTATCAGAATCAACCAATAGGAAGCTCTACGCAAATAACTTACGTTCATTTTAACTCTGAGGTTCCAAGTTTCCAATAGTACATGAACGCAACAATGGTGCGCTCAAGACAACTCTGACGCCTTGATCACACCGACAACAATTGTGCATTTtgattttggtacaccagaagtacattaatttccaatggaacgctgtgCTTGCATAGTAGACACAGTTGTAGTgagttctgtgtggtgcatacgttggatttatcgatGCGTACATGGCTTGatagaaatggtagcagaaggtgaacgCTGAACTTTTCTTGCAcacatccagatgatgctgcgtaccattTTGTGTAATGACACTATCGAGATGATCAGGCATGAACTCCGAACTAGGACATCTCCGACCTCCGACTTCAGTGTATTCAAGagaactgggaactcgggaaaaaacgagctccgactgggaaaatctttgacagtcatccaactcggaatttcaAGTCGGAAACTCGGGCATCGTGGTGCtgtcaagacaactgggaacaaaAGGTCAAATCCTGACGTCAGTGattttcaggtcggaaagtcagaAATCTAGAAAGATGCCTGAGTTAGATGACcatcggagctcgttttttttttcgagttcccagttgtcttgaacgcggcATCCTAGTGGTACGACTTTTCCGACCTGAAAATCACTGACGTCACGTTTTTTCCCATTCTGGGCTCGTTTTTTCCGAGGTCCCAGTTGTCATGAACGCACCATCAATTCCGTATTCTTGCCACTAGTTTCATACTAGCCTACGTAGTTGATATCACCTAGAGAACGCAGTGACACGGACAGGCAATTCTTCTCATTCGACCAGCTATAATAAATCCTCATGGAAAAGGTAGAGATGTTACGAGGTAAGAAAAAAATGTAGCCTATGTTGTTCAAACATTTCAGACAGAAAATAGCCTAAAAGGAATCGGCTTATCATCCCCGTTATAGCCTACAGTCAAACTTTGGGGGTGGGATGATGGCTTATGTTTCGTCTGTCGTGTGTGACATAACTGTATGTAGGTTGCTAATGCTAGTGCTTTTTTTTAAACGTTTATAGAACAGGTTTATTTAGCTCGACTACTTCATTCCGCTATCTCCTTGCGAGTCGCAACTTTATTTGAAGTATGTGGTGTGTCGCGAATGTCGTAGTGGCTACAGACAGCAGCCATATGTGTGGGGCTTCAATGTTGTTATGATACATGTGACACTAACCGTGACGTTCTCTACGATGAGATAGCTTAGTGTGTTGCTTACGGATTTTCACAATGAAGCGTGTGGTCCTTTTGTATTTCTTAACTGCGTGTCAAGGATTGTTCTAGTAAACCGAGGGCATTTGTATGACGTTAACACCTTTGTTCCCCTCCATGTACCGACTTTCTCGGTCTTCCTAGACTAATTTACACATGTGTTTTGTCAGTAGGACGTGTTTAAACTGTGCTATCTGGTTGCCAATGCATGGTTTATGATGGGGATAGATGAAGCAGGTGCAGGCTCTAGTGGCAGCGTGACGAGTCATTTTTTAAGTATGATTTTGACAAGCATGTAGGCAAGTCGTGTATTCAGAAATGTGGTAATTTTTGTTTTGGATTTTGCACATTTGATTTAAtaaatggcatcctatgacgttgAATGAGCCTGTTACCTCACCTGCGTGTAGCACGCTCATCTACTTTCCTATCTGTTCTACCTTACCTTCTGTCTGACAAGTAATCTGAGATGGTCTTTAGAAGAATGGCTTTCCCAGCCGATGAGTACTGGCTGAGGATGATGAAGACGAAGAAGATACAGGGGTCACCGCAGCAGTGTCAGGGGCTGCAGGGACCTCTGTGATTGCTGACCCCACCTCATCTCTGACCTCCCCAGCTCTGTATTGGCTGACCATGGCCACTCAGAGGACACCCCTGGTCAAAGACTTTAACTACTTCATTACCTGCTACCTGTGCAGAGGTTACCTGATCAAACCCACTACGGTCACTGAGTGCCTGCACACATGTAAgtaacacacacatgcgcacacaatTCCTGTGCTCCAGGTAATGCAACattgtagtgtattcaagttTTAACATGGCTTCTAAAGTTTTAATTTCCACTTCCCTTACGAAAAAAGtttcaaccccccaaaaaatgttaattaattataatccacataattgtcctgttgctacaggattattttactgctgtgAAAAACTGGTTAAATTAAGATATTACGCATTCTTCTCTATACGTCCCCTCACTCCCATCTTCTCCCACACACACTCGAAGCATCTTACACAATATAATAGTAGTGTGATTTTTCTTGTTTTCCAGTTTGTAAGAGCTGTATCATCCAGCACTTTGAAGACAGTAATGACTGTCCCAAATGTGGCATTCAAGTCCATGAAACCAACCCTCTAGAGATGCTAAGGTATGACACATACAAACATAGTCCTCCACTAGCTTTGACCATCTCTGACAGACAacaacactcttagaaaaaaagctgCTATCTAGAACAAAAgaaggttcttcggctgtccccataggaaagccctttgaagaaccctttttgtttccaggtagaacttTTTGGGTCCCATGTAGAACCCTTACCGCAGAGGCTTCTACATAGAaactaaaagggttctcctatggggacagccgaagaacccttttgaaacTCTTTTTCTGAGTGAAGCTAACAACAAACACTTGGCCTTCACTTTGCTTTGAATACTGCAAGTGCACTGTCAGCACAAACCAcagcctcctctttctctttaccCGTGTCACTTCCTCATCTTCACTGGTCCTCTCTCTTCTCAGGTTGGACAATACTCTTGAGGAAATCATTTTCAAGCTTGTACCTGGATTACGAGACAGTGAGTTCTTGTCATCTAGGAAAAAACGGACATATTTCAAAATGATCTCTCAGTCAAAGTCAATACTTTCAATCACTCTTTAGAGGAGACTTGTCATTAGATGTAATGAGACTCATGAAAGTACCTTGTActtcttctgttttttttatgacTGTGTGTGTTGACCAGAAGAGGAACAGCAGGAGAATGATTTCTGGAGGAAGAATAAATCCAAAGAAAATGGACAAGGTACAGAATAAGTCTCAGTAACGAAGTCACAATCACAAATTGTACTGTGTTTTACTGTAAAATGTAAGTATGTCATTACACATGAATAATGCACTGATATTGGACAACCTCTTTCAGCTAGGCTTGCTAGTATTATCTCCTAAAATCACATGTGCTCTGCTATCCCACAGGAGACGGCCTTGGGTCTAAGAGGCTTGGGCTCAGTGATGATGAGGATGGTGATGAAGATGGTCAGGATTATCACAGGAGCGACCCCCAGATAGCCATCTGCCTGGACTGTCTCCACAACAATGGACATGCTGCAGACGACacagtgaaggtgtgtgtgtgtgtgtgtgtgtgtgtgtagcagtttCATGCCCATAGGGAgcacgtgccccctcagatttgtcccgtttaaaaataataataatacaaaaacatatttttttgttttttttgtgtgttttctctgtaatGGTACTAGCCagctagcaattttatgaagttgtctttagctagcccagataggttcccaatctcccaacctcataactagctaccaagaagccatttcaggatatcaatcaagttagagtagctagcttgtctgtCTATCTTAgttggcatgcctgctggcaaggttggtagactttagaaaagcaagcaattgcTAAATGTACTAAATATGACTCACATTTAATTTcaatctttttttctttttttttatcagagatgcagagaagcatatttagtttctttaaaaaaagaaccaccagtcaggagaaTACAGACAGCTATgcagaaaaataaacatttttgacagaattaagcataatgattatggctctagattgcaggaaaaagctgttttgggtgtttgaaaaatgctaaattctACAACCTCTCCTCACATTTTGTGCCCGCTCAGAtttttggggtgtgtgtgtgtttgaatgtttTTCCTCTTCCGATGGGAGTGTTCTGTGTGAGTGTTTCTTTCAACATGCTCAGGGCCAGTTCAGGTATTCTTTGCGTGTACTCTGTGTGCTATATGaatgtacagtaaacatactCCTGTTGTTTACCCTAGTGTTTAATGAAGAAGTTCATTCGCTGCTCTAGTCGAGTCACGGTGGGAACCATCAAGAAGTTTCTCAGTCTAAAGTTAAAGCTGTCAAGCTCTTGTGAGGTAAGATTACAATGTACATAACTTGACTTTATATTATACTGCTGATGGGTATAGAAAAGGGAATAATGTCTATAAACGTGCCTTTGTGTTTGTTTACGGGCGAGCGAGCACGTgtgcctctgtgtctctctctgtgtgggtgtgtgtctgtcctctctcgCTAGCTGGATGTGCTGTGTAACGGGGAGATTATGGGTAAGGACCACACTCTGGAGTTCATCTACATGACCCGCTGGAGGCTGCACGGTGACAACGTGAGTCTCTTATATCATGTCCTGTTTCTGTCCTTTCCTCCACACTTCCCCTGTCTCATCCGGTTCTTAGATAACCTGTTATTGATCATGTTCTCTCTGGCATGCCCAGAAATCTTCCATACCCGCCCTAATAGCCAATACACCGTAGATCACGGCTTGTCAAACATTCCACGAGGGGTTCCAATCCGGCCCGTTGGTGGTTTGagtaaattttattttattttgggggGAACGAACAAACtcaatacacttttttttttaaatggacctacattcatacaCTTTCTTGTCtgtccagctcgctaataatcacccaaatgaaagctagacagtcagagAGCATAGAAAATTCCAGAAACGATGGATAGGACTATTTCTGGCACATTTTGATGGTGAGGAAATATACCACAGTTTCTGTGCGGCGCCCTGGACCTTGTTGAAGACCGAATGCGGCCCTTGGGAAAAGTGcgtttgacacccctgccataGATAGAGCTCATTACAACATAGGATTGTGTTATCGCTATGTCATTTCCTGCCTGTCCCTGCCCTCCGACCAGCTGTCTTTACTTTAGCAGTTCAGCTTTAGTTGTTCCGTCTTCTTGCCCAACTGTCACTAGTACCATGGTCAGGCATTAGACCTATTAAAGGGGCTGAGTATTAAGCCTTGTCATGTTGCCACATCCTGAACAACTCGCTCATGTTAAGCAGAGAGCCACGTGGATGGAAAGAAGCACCGAAAGTTGAATGATATTGTGCTCATCAGCCTATGAATAATAAAGATTACCTTAAACTACATGTCTCCCCCCCaaaaagagggagggggggggcttTTTACCCATTATACCAGACTCAGGCCCTGACGTTGTGCTCACGTGCCACACCAGACTAAGCCTAGTAGAATTCAACAATAGAGGTGTGTAGCGTTACAAATAAATCTAGACAGTGTTTTATAGATGGATATCCAGCAAACCCCTAGGAATCATCAGTAGCAGTAAGGTTTGGACTGACTGCAGATAATTAATTGAGACATCCTAAAAGCATATCTTAATGTTTTGGAGCTCTGCTACCTGGCCCTGACATTATACATCAGGTTAGGGCTGGGTAGGgcctgttttttttcttccaatAACTAGGGTACGAGCCAGGCTTGGGTATCATTTTAGAATGATTAAATTGATCACTAACATTTTGAAGCGGAGCCATTTGCTCCCTACTGCTCTGCTGCTCAGTATCTCTACAGTCATAACTTACTGTCATAACATGGTGTTAGAAGTGGTTCAACCTCGTTAAATATTAGACCAGAACATTGTCAAATATTAGACCAGAACATTGTCAAATATTAGACCAGAACATTGTCAAATATTAGACCAGAACATTATCCGAGTCGACAGGAGAGATTACTTcacagaaaataataataatcagtgaGTTTTGTCAGAGTTTAGAATGATTCAATAGTAGCTAGTTAacagctctctctcctctcctgaacATCCAAGCGTAGCCGTTTCTATGGATACTCACACACGCAGAGAGCACATGGAGCAGATGCagagcagggacagacagagatgaGCAGCTAACAGAGAATGTTATTTCCGATTTCAGGTTCGGGCCGGGCCTTAAATTAGGGTTGGGCCTGAATGTTGCAGGCATGTCGTTGGGCTTAAATGTCATGCCTGTGCAGGGCTCTAATCTGAATGTCCAATACTGCCCCCTGTCTTCTTTCAGCTGTCAGCCATAGGGATCTGGGATGGTTCACAGGATAGTGTGTTCTCTTCTTAAAACACCATACATGAGAACTTTGGCTTGAAGTCAGTTGAAAGGGGCAATTCTGTCTCTATGTATCCATTCCTGTGAAATATGGGCCATTTGAGATGGAATTGCAAAGCTCATTAGTTAAATACACTCGTCAGAACGTGCCAGCATCTACTAGGCTATTTACTTTGCAAGTTGTCTTTGTATAAACTTCCAggaaaatgaaaataaacagcACTGTCTTTCTACACTCTCCTCAGACATATCCCATGGTCCTGGAGTACAGGCCACGAATAGACTTTGGCTGAACAAAGCCCTTGAGAAGCCTTCATCGACAAATAAAAGCAATGACTGGATGTGCATCAAACTGAGGCCAGGGACTCATCCTTCCCAACATTTTTGAACTTTTGTTTAATTTTGTTGTGTCCTTCATTGTTGAACATTCCGTGCTCTTGGCCAAAGTGATCTTCAAGACAAGTAACTAGCGAGACAAGCTTAGCT from Salvelinus namaycush isolate Seneca unplaced genomic scaffold, SaNama_1.0 Scaffold353, whole genome shotgun sequence encodes:
- the LOC120040451 gene encoding polycomb group RING finger protein 5-A-like isoform X1, whose protein sequence is MEKVEMLRALYWLTMATQRTPLVKDFNYFITCYLCRGYLIKPTTVTECLHTFCKSCIIQHFEDSNDCPKCGIQVHETNPLEMLRLDNTLEEIIFKLVPGLRDKEEQQENDFWRKNKSKENGQGDGLGSKRLGLSDDEDGDEDGQDYHRSDPQIAICLDCLHNNGHAADDTVKCLMKKFIRCSSRVTVGTIKKFLSLKLKLSSSCELDVLCNGEIMGKDHTLEFIYMTRWRLHGDNTYPMVLEYRPRIDFG
- the LOC120040451 gene encoding polycomb group RING finger protein 5-A-like isoform X2; the encoded protein is MATQRTPLVKDFNYFITCYLCRGYLIKPTTVTECLHTFCKSCIIQHFEDSNDCPKCGIQVHETNPLEMLRLDNTLEEIIFKLVPGLRDKEEQQENDFWRKNKSKENGQGDGLGSKRLGLSDDEDGDEDGQDYHRSDPQIAICLDCLHNNGHAADDTVKCLMKKFIRCSSRVTVGTIKKFLSLKLKLSSSCELDVLCNGEIMGKDHTLEFIYMTRWRLHGDNTYPMVLEYRPRIDFG